A window of Elusimicrobiaceae bacterium contains these coding sequences:
- the queC gene encoding 7-cyano-7-deazaguanine synthase QueC: MSSKKAIVLFSGGLDSTTCLYWALDKGYTCETLTLSYGQRHEREVRSARTIANRLGVKQHEVSLNLPWLAASSLVDTKQTIPDHPLSEITNGQIPSTYVPGRNLMFLSMAASLADVVQADAIVAGPNAIDFSGYPDCTPDFFQAAGKAIELGTAWGVRHGIEVLAPLMKLSKTDIVKLGASLGVPFELTWSCYNGGEKPCGYCDSCKLRARGFAEAGVKDGSVES, translated from the coding sequence ATGTCATCTAAAAAAGCAATTGTATTATTCTCAGGCGGCCTGGATAGCACGACGTGTTTATACTGGGCCCTGGATAAAGGTTATACGTGCGAAACCTTGACGCTTTCTTATGGGCAACGGCATGAACGGGAAGTGCGTTCTGCGCGCACCATTGCAAATCGTTTGGGTGTGAAACAACATGAGGTGTCTTTGAATTTACCTTGGCTGGCGGCCAGTTCGCTGGTGGATACCAAGCAAACTATTCCCGACCATCCGCTATCTGAAATTACCAACGGACAAATTCCTTCCACGTACGTTCCGGGAAGAAATTTGATGTTTTTATCTATGGCGGCGTCTTTAGCCGATGTAGTACAAGCAGATGCAATTGTGGCCGGGCCCAATGCAATTGATTTTTCCGGTTATCCGGATTGTACGCCGGATTTTTTTCAAGCGGCCGGCAAAGCGATTGAACTGGGCACCGCATGGGGTGTACGACATGGAATAGAGGTGTTGGCCCCGCTGATGAAATTGAGTAAAACCGATATTGTTAAACTGGGAGCATCTTTGGGCGTACCTTTTGAATTGACTTGGAGTTGCTACAACGGCGGGGAAAAACCGTGCGGTTATTGTGACTCTTGCAAACTACGCGCACGAGGTTTTGCGGAAGCCGGTGTGAAAGACGGTTCGGTGGAGAGTTAA
- the rlmN gene encoding 23S rRNA (adenine(2503)-C(2))-methyltransferase RlmN, with protein sequence MHFEYVKEFIKNAGLPNFRIAQVKDAVYKNGISSWQEATALPVALREQLEKERPILSFTVKKMVFSEKDRVAKALLKLKDGLLIETVLLKPHEGWSVCVSTQVGCAMRCSFCSTGKMGFKRDLTDEEIADQVLMWFQYVKKEKLGERISHVVFMGMGEPLVNYLNVVKAVQNLTNPDFLNIGARHISISTSGIADKLHKLATDLPQVNLAISLHNADNDERTKLMPVNRRYDLDELRLALDEYLALTGRQVFLEYAVIDGVNNRPEHIRKLGKWIRDSKFSYLLHVNLIACNLGRGDKTEDRVVQEMADALKAMGIGVTIRKSMGNDISAACGQLASKN encoded by the coding sequence ATGCATTTTGAATATGTAAAAGAATTTATTAAGAATGCCGGGTTACCTAATTTCCGTATCGCACAGGTAAAAGATGCGGTATATAAGAATGGTATTTCTTCTTGGCAAGAGGCGACGGCCTTGCCCGTTGCCCTGCGAGAACAGTTGGAAAAAGAGCGGCCCATTTTAAGTTTTACCGTTAAGAAAATGGTCTTTTCGGAAAAAGACCGCGTGGCTAAAGCTTTGTTGAAATTAAAAGATGGGTTACTGATAGAAACCGTTTTACTCAAACCGCATGAAGGGTGGAGCGTATGTGTTTCTACGCAAGTAGGCTGTGCGATGCGTTGTAGTTTTTGCAGTACGGGTAAGATGGGCTTTAAGCGGGATTTAACCGACGAAGAAATTGCGGACCAGGTACTCATGTGGTTTCAGTATGTCAAGAAGGAAAAACTTGGGGAACGCATTTCCCACGTAGTATTTATGGGAATGGGCGAGCCGTTGGTAAACTATTTGAATGTAGTAAAAGCGGTGCAGAATTTAACTAATCCGGATTTTTTGAATATTGGTGCGCGGCACATTTCTATTTCCACCTCGGGGATTGCTGATAAACTCCATAAACTGGCCACAGATTTGCCGCAAGTAAATTTGGCTATTTCTTTGCATAATGCAGACAATGACGAACGGACGAAATTAATGCCGGTCAACCGCCGCTATGATTTAGATGAGTTGCGTCTGGCGTTGGACGAATATCTGGCACTAACCGGCCGGCAGGTGTTTTTGGAATATGCGGTTATTGATGGCGTAAATAACCGACCGGAACATATCCGTAAGTTAGGCAAATGGATTCGGGATAGTAAATTTAGTTATTTGTTGCATGTTAATTTAATTGCTTGTAATTTAGGACGCGGTGACAAGACGGAAGACCGCGTTGTGCAGGAAATGGCAGATGCACTCAAGGCGATGGGTATCGGCGTAACAATCCGCAAAAGTATGGGGAACGATATCAGTGCTGCCTGCGGACAACTCGCCTCTAAAAACTAG